In the genome of Clostridia bacterium, the window GCATATAGAAGCCCGCAATCCCGCCGCGGTCACGAGCCTCTCCGACCGCGGCGCTCGCTATGCTTTTGTAAGCAGGCCCCGCTGTGCTGCCCAGCGGAAGGCGAGGTTGAACAGCACAATCCCAATGACTAGATGTGAAGCGCAGGCCGCCATCGAAGTCCACAGAATACCCGTGGATGCGAAATGCTGGAGCGACATCCCTCTGAAGGCGATGTCTCGAGCCATTCTGTAGCATGGCCCAAATGGAACTACCATCTCCAACGTACGGCGCCAGCCCGACGAAGCTGGATCTCCTGCGAACACCATGGCAAATAGCCCCATTGATACGAGGTTCACGAGCGCTCCCACCCTCTTGCTCATTAGCGCAACCCCGCCTAGGGCAAACCCCATCCCCAGGACTCCCATGCGCATGATGCCCATGGGAAGGCAGGCGCCTGGCGGCGGAGAAGCGAAACGCACCCCGGTGGTAACCGACACTGCAGCCACTATCACGGCGATATCCGGGAGAATACTGATCATCGATGCGATATCGCGGAGAATGACTATGCGCCACAGGGGTGCGGAGGAGACACACAGCTGCTCCAGAATACCGGATCCTGGTTCCTCCGTGGAAAGCCGGGCTGCACTCTGGAGTGCGCTGAGGCATAAGAACACGGCGCAGAAGCCGAACAGCATCTCCTGCCCGGGAGACCCATGGGCGCCCAGCCTGATGCATGCCGCCGATACCGCGGCTCCACCCCGTTCTGCCGTGGCCGCTCGCCCCGCCGTCACCCCAAGGACAGCTCCTGCCATGAACACGTACACTGCGAAGACCTCTGCGATCTGCTCCACAGGGCTTCTCAGCTTGCGTGTGAACCCCCGCTTCATCTCAACCCACAGTATCGCAAGGTCCACCACTGCTGCGCGCCTCCTTCTCCTACCTGGCATACCTGGGCTTTCCCGTGAGTTCAAGGAACACCTTCTCAAGGCATGGCTCAACCCGCCCCACCGACTCGACTCCGATCTGCGCTGCGCGCAGCAGATCCATGGCCTCGAAGAGGCGCGCCTGGCTCGCAACGTCTATCCATACCACAGTCCTGCCATCTTCGCGAGAGATCCTCACCCGACCGATTCTGCCGAGCCCATCGCGTGCGGCAGACTCGAGTTCTCCGGTCAGATCTATGCGGTACGCGCGCGCAGCAAACAGAGAGAGAAGCGCGCTTACCCTGTCCAGCGCGAGCACCCTGCCCTCGCTGAGAATGCACACCCTGTCGCACACATCCTGAGCCATATCCATCTGATGCGTGCTTATGATGACCGAACGGCCCTCGTCTTGTGCGAGGCGTCGGATAAGCGCGCGCAGCTCGACTGAGGATTGGACATCCAGGCCCAGCGTAGGCTCGTCCATGAGCAGCACCTGCGGGCGGGCGCACAAAGACGCAGCGATCGACACCTTCTGTCGCATGCCCATGGACAGGTCGTTGACTGGCATAGCGACCCACCTTTCCATGCCGAAGAAGCGTATCCATTCACGTGAGGCCGCCGAGAGCGCCCTCCGGCCCCCTGCACCCCTGAGTGCAGCGAAGTACTCGATATTCTCGTATGCCGTCATCCTAGGGTAGAGGGTCCGGCCCCTGTCGAAGACCATTCCTATCCGTGCCACCGCGTCCCTCCGCCGCCGTACGATGTCTGCTCCCCCGATTAGGATGCGCCCTGCAGTTGGAGTGATGAGCCCCGCCATCATGCCAAGCGCGGTGGACTTGCCTGCTCCGTTCGGCCCGAGAAGCCCGACGACCTCTCCGGCCTCAACCGAGAGAGTGAGGTCCGCAACTGCGGGTGCGCGCACCGCCGTATCCCGCCGCAGTCTGCGTTGGGCCGGGTACTCCTTCCACACACTGTGCAGTTCCACACTGGAATGCATGGTCATCCGCGATTCTCCTCAGGGCGGGCAGTAGGGTCTCCGCCGGTGACGGATGTGGGGTACACGGCAAGCGCCATGGAGTAGACAGTGGCCACGTTCTCATCTCCACTCGCCCTGAACTCCTCTGCCAGCTCAGCAAGCCTTTCGGCGAAGCACGTGGCCACCTCTCTGCTCATCGGGACATTGATCAGCTGCGCATTCACGACGTGATCCCTTTCATTCGCATCCTCGATACACTCGATAGCGCCACGGATGTCCCGGGTTATCGCCTCCAGTGCGATGCCCGGCGCTTCCCGCGCGCCTCCCAGAGACTGATGCACCACGAAATCCCTAGCCACAGCCTGATAGCGCTTTTCGACTATCCCGGATTTCTCCTTGGTATGCACAAGCTTGACGAGCCCTGCCCGTTCCAGAACCTTCACATGGTAGTGAAGGCTGGCCGGCATTAGCTGCAGCCTATCTGCCAGCTGTTTCACCGAAAGCGGCTCCTCCGCCAGGAGTTTCAGGGCTGCGATCCGTCTCCGGTCGAGCAGTGCACGGAGTTCCTCTATTGTGCTCGCGACATGCACAGCAGCAGGAGCCCACTGCACGCCATCCCCCTTCCTCATTTGGCACACTCCTATTATGTTGTTCCCATTTCATGATAGCCTTTCCCATATTTGACGTCAATACCCATTTGCGCGTTCCTGGCGCTACGATATGGTATCCCTGTTTCCTTCCACTGACCTTTGACCGTTGTTCGATGAATTCAGGTTCGTCGGACGGTTGCCGGCTATTGTGATGCTCTCAGCCGCACGCTATGTACCCGGAAACGCGAGGCACACAGCCATGCTTGATGATGCGACCGAACAGATGGTCCGGATTCGTCCAGCGGGTGGTCAATATCTGTCCAGCGAATAGCAGGGGCTGGACCGCAAGTATCCACCCGGCGTCGCTCACCCGTCGGTGACCTCCGCATCGCGCGGAAACTACGACCAGAATGGCGGAAACCGGGGCTCAGGATAGCTCCACACGCCCTCAAAACACAGTCTCATGCCGTAGGTGGCCAATTGCAGTCCAGCAAAGCGCGAAGGCTGCAAACAAACTGACCAGGGGGTGGATCAAGACGGTTCATCCTTGAATCGACATGGAGCCTCGATAGCCAAAAAGGAAGCCGGCGACGAATCTCCATTTCTATTGCGGCGGCATGCTCAGATTTGCCGGTGACCGTAGTCGAACACTAACAACGTGGTACGGTCAGATTACCTATAAGAGAGCTTACTATCACTGCAAGCGGTGCGGGGCCTCCAGGGTTCCCCTTGATGAGCAGCTAGGGGTTTAGCGACGGCGCGGTATGGATCTGGAACCTGGTCGACACCTACTTCCCAGAGGTGGTGCGGATCATGGACTGGTATCACGTGTCTGAGCACATGTGGGGATTCGCGCGGGTTCTGTATGACGGCAGCGAGTGACGATGCAAGGCCTGGGTAGATGAACAGTTTGAGCTACTGGGCAATGGTCAGGTTGAAGAACTTGTGAGTCGGCTGAGCGCCTTGACGGACTTGGCCGACGAATCGGCAGCAGCGTGGTGGAGAGCGCATGCAAGAACGTGGTGCAGATACGGCACAAGAGGCCAGGGATGCGCTGGAGCGCGGAGGGAGCACAGGAAGTCCTGAACTTGAGAACAAGCATCTTGAACAGCAAGTGGGACGAATTCTGGCAGAGGCGAAGGCAGAGAACCAATTCGAGCATACAGAATCCAGTAAACATCCTACGGGCAGCCTGATGCGCCACCCACGAGGAAGAGATGCCAATCCTTGAGTGCTACAATCCTTACACGCACCCTCCGTGAACCGTGAACCCACATATTGCGTTTTGCGCCGCATCGTGGTAGTCTATTTGTGGCTGTTGTTCAAGGGCGAATATGCGCATCTTCCGCCGACTTGATCAAGAGTCTACTACCTACCTAGCAAAGGAGCGCGATCAAGTTGGCGTTTGAAGACAAGACCCTTGTTTGCAAAGACTGTGGCCAGGAGTTCGTATTCACCTCCGGCGAGCAGCAGTTCTACGTCGATCACGGTTTTCAGAACGAGCCTTCCAGGTGCAACGATTGCAGGCGCGCCCGCAGGAGCAACGCCGGATCAATGGGTGGCCCCCGCGAGATGCATGAGATAATCTGCTCGTCATGCGGCAAGCCAGCGCAGGTGCCCTTCCTTCCCAGCGGCGACAGGCCTGTCTACTGCAGCGAGTGCTTCGCAGCATCCAGGTCGGAAGGCCGCCGGTAGGCGCCTGAACCAAGGTCATCGACCTTATCGATTAAGGTCTGCGAGTTCAAATGCGCGGAACACCAAGCCCCGGGTTAACCCCGGGGCTTTCGCTTCTCTCATCAGGCAGCCAAATCGAATAGCCCTGCCAATCATCATTCACGCGTACGAAGGACCGGCTTCCTCCACTCAGATCACTTTGCCCCTAGCCCTGCAAGATCGAATGCAGGCACATAATCCCGCTCTCTCACGGCTCTCTCGCCTGACTGGCAGTATCCGTTGTGTAGCCCCAGCTCATCCAGGCGATCCGCCACCCAGCTATACTCGCGCGGATCGACTGGCTCGGATATCTCCGGGAACTGCCACGCCCGGTGAGTCGGGAAGTACTGTGACATAAGGCTGACCCAGGTGTCACGGCCCAAGTGAGTCCTCATCCATATCAGCACCTCGTAGGAATCCTGCGACAGCCCGGGAAGAACCAGATGCCGTATGAGAAGTCCTCTCCTGGCCAGGCCATCAGCGCCGATCACAATATCTCCCACCTGGCGCTTCATCTCGGTGATCGCTCGGGTCGCCACATCAAAGTAGCCTGGAGCATTGGAGTAACGCACCGCTGCAGAGTCAGAGCAGTATTTGAGATCCGGCAGGTATATATCCACCAGTCCATCCAGTAGCCGAATGGTCTCCACGTTCTCGTATCCGTTCGTGTTATACACCACTGGCACTCCTAGCCCCCTAGATCTAGCGATCTCAAGAGCGAGCCCGATCTGCACGGAATAGTGAGTCGGCGACACCAGGTTGATGTTGGCAGCGCGGGCGCCGAGGTCGAGGAAGATGTCGGCAAGCTCCTCGATAGAGACTTCCCTGCCAAACCCTCCCCAGCTGATGTCGTGGTTCTGGCAGAACACACACGCAAGGTTGCAGTGGGAAAAGAACACCGTTCCGGAACCCGCAGCCCCACTGATGCAGGGCTCCTCCCAATGATGCAGAGCTGCGCGAGCCGCTTTGGGCAGGGCCGCCGCCCTGCACCAGCCCGTCTCGCCCGAAAGCCTATCTACACCGCATTGCCTGGGGCATGCAACGCAGTGCGCCAAGGCATCCATACTCAGGCGGAGCATGCCTGCGAGGCCCACAGCCCAGCGAGGTTCACCATAACCTGCGCCGCCCTTTCCATTCCCTGAACCGAAACCCACTCACCTCTCGAGTGTGCATCGCCGCCCCCAGTGAAGATGTTCGGGGTGAGTATCCCTCCGAAACTCAGGCGCGCTCCATCGGTGCCGCCCCTGATCGGAATGGTGCTGGGCCTCATGCCGGCCAACCGCATTGCCTCGCGGGCAAACTCCACGGTTCTAGGATCGCGATCAAGCGCCTCCTTCATATTCCGATACCCGCCAGTGCGGGTCCACTTGATCTCAGCGCCTGTATTGTGAGCCCGCAAAGCCTCGATACTCCGAAGAAGAGCCTCCTCGCGCGCCTGGGCCAGTGTGGCATCGAAATCCCTTATTATCAGCTTGATCGCGACGTGCTCGACATTCCCCTCGATATCGTTGGGATGGATGAAGCCCTCTCTGCCGAAGGTAGTCTCAGGTCGCTGCCCTGCTGGTATCGACGAAATCAGCTGCGCCGCCAGGTGAATGGCATTCACCATCTTCCCACGAGCGGCGCCGGTGTGGCTGGATACGCCATTGATCGTGACTACGCCGTTCATCGCCTCGAAGGTCTCCTCACTCAGCTCGCCCGAAGCGCCGCCATCGAGAGTGTAGGCCACTCTTGCTCCGAATTTGTCATAGGGGAACCGTCCCACACCCTTCCCGGTCTCTTCGTCAGGCGTGAATGCAACCCACACTTCGGGCCTGGGCACATCGGGATGACTCGTCATCTCTGCCAGCGCCTGCACTATAGCGGCGATTCCGGCCTTGTCGTCGGCGCCAAGCAAGGTGGATCCATCGGATGTGATGATGTCCTCCCCCACCGCGCCCGCAAGGCTCGGAGAGTCAGCAGGCGAGAGAATGACACCGTGTCCGACGTGGATCTCGCCTCCCTGGTACTCCCTGTGCATCACGGGAACAACGCCGGCGCCCGGAACACCCGGGACTGTATCAAGATGCGCCATGAAGCCAACGGCTGGAGCAGGCTGATCCAGGTTCGAAGGAAGACGACCGATCACAAAACAGTGTTCATCCACACAGACGTCGGAGAGGCCCAGCCCTAGCAACTCCGTTTCGAGCACGCGGGCCAGGTCCCACTGCCCCGGAGTACTCGGCGTATCATCGGTCAGGTCGGAACTCTGCGTGTTGACCTTCACGTACTGCATGAATTTCTCGGACACGCCCTCTGCCAGTAGTGCATGATCTGTCATAGACTCCGCCTCCATACTCACCAAACCGACGGTCGGAGCAGTTGCTCCACGATGTCATCAGCTTTCCTCATGCATTGATCTGGGTTCATGACCATGGGCCTCTTCACAGCATCCTCATAGATGATCATCCCGCCCGCCTTCTCAACCTTGGCCTTGATCTGGCGCAGCTGACCCTCTGCGTTGGGCCCGCCCATAGTCGCAAACACGCCAACACGGCGTCCCACCGCATCCGGCATGCTGTTGAGAAAGGTATTGAGTTCGGCCGGGGCCCTTCCAGCGAACACCGGACCGGCGATCAGCACTAGCTCGTGCGCGCGGAGGGATCGCGGAGCTCCCTCCTTGAGCCGCGCTTCGCGTTTCCGAAATGCGGCCCACCCTGCTGCCGCGTAGCTCATGGCCTTAACAGGTTCAAGGGAGCAATATTCCACCTTGTGGCCGCGGGATTCGAGAGAAGCCCCTATCGCCTTCATCAGCCGTTCTGTTGCGCCGCTTCTGGAGTAATAAACAAGCAAAGCTCTCACTTGTGATCGCCCTCCTCATCGCCTGGATGCACACCTATATACAATTCGACGACAAGCCGGTCATACCTGTGTCAGCGGATATCGGAGGTGAATCAGCTAGCTGCATTAGGATGTCCTTGAATGGCATCATGCCTGGGACTGGCCTGATGGTCGCGAACGGATACGGCGCGACGACAACCTTCGCTTTCATGAGCTTGCCAACGAGTCGGCGCCCTTGTGCTTCGGGATAGCGCGAAGCATCTCTTCAAGGGCTGCAATCTTGTCTTCAGTCGCAGTGGCCCGCTTGAACGCCTCCCCAGCCTCCATGTACTGCGGCGTGAAGTTAGCAGGCATGCGCAACTCACCTCCAAGCTGTCACTTGAAGAGCACAGCAGCGCTGATCGGGGCGACCACCACCGACGTGTGTTGATCATCACAGGCGCCAACCGGCAGGAATCTGAATGCACCCCGCCTGAGCGATTGGACGCCGGCACGCATCCCGGCGACTGCCGCCTTCCAGGGCCCTCCTGACGGAAGGGCCAGTTCAACAGGGTTCCTGTTCGCGTTGTAGATCACAACGATGGTCTCCCAGTCATCCCCAGCTGCCTTTCCGTCGATGGAGAACGCGATTACGCCCGCGGGCACGCGAAGGAATCTCAGATTCCTGGCGATATCAGCGGTTGACGCCATGCGAAAAGCGGGGTGAGAGCGCCTCATCTGGATCAGGCCCCGATAGTAATCGAACACCGCCCGATACTCGCCCTTTCGACCCCAATCGAACCCGTTGACACTATCCCCTGCACAGTAGCTGTTTCGGTTGCCGCCCTTAGTGCGAAGGATCTCGGCTCCGCCCTCAATGAACGGGATCCCCTGAGAAGTGAGTATGATGGCCTGCGCCAGGAGATCCAGCCTAATCTGATCGGACTTCGAATCGAATGGACTAGATCGGACGATCTTGTCCCATAGAGTCAGGTTATCGTGACACGACACGTAGTTCACAGACTCCCCAGGGGCCTGTGCAAAATCATGTATCTCCTGGGAATAGCGGATCGCACCCACAACACCGCTCATCACCGCCAGTTCGCGCCCTGGCGCCCCAGTCGCATAGCCCTGTCCGGCGCCGTCGTTGTCTCCCTTGATCGCATTGCGGAAGCCATCGTTGAACAGTGCGACACCGAGGGAACGCTGTCGGCCTTTTGTGAACATTCTGGAGGTCGGCAGCCCCGAAGGACCGCCGGACCACGGTTCGCCGTAGATGAGCAGAGTGGGGTCAATGGTCCTCATGCTGGAGGCTATCTCCTTGACCGTCTCGTAGTCGATGAGAGCCATGAGGTCAAAACGGAACCCGTCCACACGGTACTCGCGCACCCAGTACTTGAGCGAGTCAAGCACAAGCTTTCTCACCATCGGTCTCTCAGTAGCGAGCTCATTTCCGCACCCGGATCCGTTGGTGAATCGGCAGGCTCCACCTGTACGATGATAGTAGTCGGGAACGATGAGGTGGTACGGCGAATCCTCCACTGTGTAGGTGTGGTTGAACACGACATCCAGTATCACCCTGATCCCTGCCTGGTGCATCGCCTGCACCAGGCGCTTCACCTCAGTGATTCTGGCCGTTCCACACTCCGGCGCGATGGAATACGAGCCCTCAGGGACGAAAAAGTGGTAAGGATCATATCCCCAGTTGTAGGCCTGTGAGTCTGACTCGTCCACAGATGCGTAGTCCATTATGGGCATGAGATGCACATGGGTGACTCCCAGCTCTACCAGATGGTCAATGCCTGTTCGGACCATACCTGGGCCTCGTGTGCCTCTCTCGGAAAGACCAAGGTACTTCCCGCGGTGGGCTGCGCCGGATGTGCGCGATACGGTGTAGTCCCGCACGTGCGTTTCATACACAACTGCATCAGTCGGTCGGCAGAACGGCGGGCGCTCGTCCCCCGCCCATCCCTGGGGATTAGTTGCAGCGAGATCGACCACAATGCCCCGCACACCATTGAGTGTGAGGGCGCGAGCGTATGGATCAACAGCCTCGTTCACGCCACCTCCGTGGCGAACTCTGTACGTATAGCAGATTCCAGCCAGATCGCCGGCAACCGACGCAACCCATGTTCCATCGCAATCCGGATGCATCTCCACGACCTCGCAGGCTAAAGAGTCCGGGGTAGCGTACAAAGCAACCCACGCTGCGAGCGCAGTGGGGGCGAACACCCGGAACTGCGTGGATGCAGACGAGTAGACTGCCCCAAGATCATCGCCCGGATAGTACAACTCGAAGAGCTCCTGACCGCCGACGGCAACAGCAGGAGATGCCCCAAGGCCCATATCGTCCACCTCCTCAAAACCCGCATCTAGCTGCCTGTTATATGATATACCACAGCCCGAACGGTGTCCACCCAACCGCGCGCACCTTTCCCTACCTGTTTGCGAAAAAGGATTCCATCTCAGTAAGGCATCTTTCGAACACATCGAGGGCCTTCACGACTGGCTCCGGGGAGGCCATGTCGACCCCTGCGCCTCGAAGCAGGTCAATCGGGTACTTAGAACTCCCTCCGGAGAGGAACTCGATGTACCTCTCGCGGGCAGGAACCCCCTCTGAAATGATCTTGTTGGCCAAAGCCACAGCGGCGGAGTAGCCTGTGGCGTACTGGTACACGTAGAACGCGTTATAGAAATGGGGTATCCTTGCCCACTCCGCAGCGATCGCCTCGTCGTGCACGATCTCCGGCCCGTAGTAGGCCCTGTTCAGTTCGATGTATTTCTCGCACATAGCCTCCGGGGTGAGCGCCTGTCCAGATTCGAACATCCGGTGGGCCTCGCGTTCGAACTCAGCGAACATCGTCTGCCTGAACACGGTGCCTCTGAACTCCTCAAGGCAGTGGTTTAGCAGATACATGCGGCGCACTGGGTCGGTTGTCTTCCTCAGAAGGTGCTCCATGAGAAGAACCTCATTGACGGTGGATGCCACCTCAGCGACGAAGATCGAGTAGTCGGAGTATACGAACGGTTGCCTGGACCAGGAGTAGTGGAAATGCATCGCGTGGCCCATCTCGTGAGCAAGCGTGAACGCATTGTTCAGAGTGTCCTGCCAGTTCAGCAACACATACGGATGCGCTCCGTAGGCGCCCCACGAGTAGGCGCCAGAGGTCTTGCCCCGGTTTTCCGCCACGTCGACCCATCCCATCTCAAGCCCCGCCGAGAGCTGGGCTCCGTAGGCCTCACCCAGGGGGTGCAGGCCCTCCTTCACCATCTCTCTCGCCTCATCATACGATACCTTCCAATCGATATCAGGAATGATCGGGACGTAGATATCATACATGTGCAGTTCATCGAGGCCTAGCGACCTCTTTCGCAGCGCCACATATCGATGCATCAGATCCAGCCTGCTCCTCACCGCATCGATGAGATTGCCATACACATCCACAGGGATGTTGTCACGGTCGAGGAACCCAGCCAGTGAGGAGTCATACTTCCGCACCCGAGTGTTGAAGGCATCTGCCTTCACCGACGCGGAATACGAGGCGGAAATCGTGTTGAGAAGAGATCTGTAGGATGAGTAGAGGGCATCGAACGCATCCTTCCTCACCCTCCTGTCACGGCTCTCCATGAACTTGATAAATCGGCCCTTGGTTACCTCCACGCTGTTCCCACCCTCATCAACGATGGATGGGAACCTGACGTCCGCATTGTTCAGCATTGAGAATATGGTCGACGCCCCGTGACCCATCTCGGCTGCCATAGCGATGATTCGCTCTTCAGCTACGGTAAGAGTATGGGCGCGTCGGCGCGCAACACTGTGAAGGTACTGCCTGTAAAGACCCAGACCTGGCGTATCACAGATGAACCGCTCCAAGCTCTCTTCGGGTATGGCCAAGATCTCCGGACTCACAAAAGAAGCAGCTGAGCCCACTTCCACCGCAAGGCTGGCTGCCCGATCATGCATCGCCTGGTATTTCGGATTTGCATTATCTTCGTCCTTACGCATATGGGTGTAGACGAATACCCTGGATGCGAGCTCCTCAATCTCGTCCTTAAGCTCCAGGCCTGCGAGAAGAGTCAATCCGTCCGTGCCCAGCCGTCCGGCGAAGGCGCCAAGTTCCGGCAGCTTGAACTTGATGATCGACATGTCAGCCTCGACCATCTCGTCCGATCCGTAGATGTCCTCAAGCTTCCACTTGAGCGAGACGGGAACATCCTTCCTCTCGGGGATATCCTCTACATTCTCATGTGACAACAAGCAATCATCTCCATTCATTGGTCAGTGGACCAGGATCACACACGCGCGCCGGTCAAGGTACTAGTTGTTCGTCCTCTCCCAGAGGAATTCCTGTTTCAATGTCTGGGTCGCCGTCAAGCCCTATGTCCGAAGGGACGGCGCGCCGAGCCACGGCCTTACCTTTCCACTTACCTGTCCGGTAATACAGGTATGTGAGCAACAGGCCAACATAGGGGCCCACTGCCATTCCAGCCCACACTCCCTCAGCTCCGAGGCTAGTGCGGGAGAGAACCGTGACCAGCGGGATTCTGATCAGCCACAGCGAGGCCAGGGTGATGAAGAAGGTGGGCAGAGTATCGCCCGCACCTCGCAACACCCCTGCCACCACGAACATCGCCGCCAATGGGATGAATGCCAGAGCGCTCCACCTCAGATACGCTGAGCCCGCAGCCAAGACCGCTGCATCCTTGGCGAACGACGCGAGGAGGACTCGTGGAATCAGAAGGGCCACAGCGGCCACCACGGCAGTGATCGACATCGCCAGAATGCTTCCCCACTTGACCGCCTGCTCCACTCTGTCCTCGCGTCCGGCGCCCAGGTTCTGCCCAACCAGGGCCGAAACAGCAAGCCCCACACTCATTGCAGGCATGAACGCGAACTGCTCAATGCGGCTGCCGGCGCCGGCTCCAGCCACCGCCACACTGCCGAATCTGTTCAGAATGGAGTTCACAACCATCATGCCCATAGACATCACAGTCTGCTGGGCGCCCGCGGGAAGGCCGATCTTCATGGTAAGCCATGTGAGATCCCAATCCAGACGCAGCAGGCCCCTGAGGCTGTCCGCCACGTGCATCTTGCGGATCAGGTGCATGATGGCAAGCAATGCGGAGAATGCCTGTGAGATTACGGTCGCCCAGGCCGCGCCGGCCACCCCCATCTTCGGGAACGGGCCGATACCGAATATCATGATCGGATCGAGTATGATGTTCATTATGGTTGCGGCCGCAAGGAAAGTCATCGGGGTTTGGGAATCACCCAGGCCCCGCAGTATGGAGCTGGAAACGCTATAGATGAATGTCGGCAGCAGGCCAAGCATGTATATCCCTAGGTAGACTGCCGCCGTTTCGATGATGTCTGGCGGTGCATTGAGCAGCCGAAGCAGAGGCCATCGAATGATGTAGCCGAGCCCTGCGAGGCCAAGCCCGAGAATGCTCAGGAGTGTGAGAGAGTTGGCGACCGTCGCATGGACCTTATCGTGAAGGCGCGCTCCGTAGTATTGCGACACCAACGTGGTTGTGGCCAGAGTAAGCCCCGTGATCAACGCTATGAGCGCGAATATTACGGGAAAACCAACAGAGACCGCGGCAAGC includes:
- a CDS encoding MATE family efflux transporter, producing MESKRARDFTTGSMPRHLLAFAMPMFIGNLLQAAYNTVDSIWVGRYLGPQALAAVSVGFPVIFALIALITGLTLATTTLVSQYYGARLHDKVHATVANSLTLLSILGLGLAGLGYIIRWPLLRLLNAPPDIIETAAVYLGIYMLGLLPTFIYSVSSSILRGLGDSQTPMTFLAAATIMNIILDPIMIFGIGPFPKMGVAGAAWATVISQAFSALLAIMHLIRKMHVADSLRGLLRLDWDLTWLTMKIGLPAGAQQTVMSMGMMVVNSILNRFGSVAVAGAGAGSRIEQFAFMPAMSVGLAVSALVGQNLGAGREDRVEQAVKWGSILAMSITAVVAAVALLIPRVLLASFAKDAAVLAAGSAYLRWSALAFIPLAAMFVVAGVLRGAGDTLPTFFITLASLWLIRIPLVTVLSRTSLGAEGVWAGMAVGPYVGLLLTYLYYRTGKWKGKAVARRAVPSDIGLDGDPDIETGIPLGEDEQLVP